The genome window CTCTTGCAGCTGATTCATGTTTCTTATAATCCTTTCACCCTTATCCCAATGCAGTTCATTTAGCAGACACAATAACACTCTGACCTTTCTTTCAGATAATCTTGTTTCCTGCAAAGATGTCTTTGAATCAAATGCAGATCAAGCAGGAAATCACCCTCCCACCTGGCCTGAGCAAAGTGAATTCAAAGCAAATCCATGAGCCTGTGCCCTGCACTGAGCCGGTCCCATGTCCACAGCAGCAACCTGAAGTCCAAGTCCCAACACCTTGTCCAGAACCAGTCCCAGTAGTAGTGGTACCATGCCCGGAAAAAACAGTGCCATTGCCAACACCAGTGGTGGAACCCAGCAAGGGAGAAACACCAGTGGTCATAATACCCCAGTGCccaccccaggagcagcagcagcaacagcaatgcACATTACCACCAACTTTCCCACCTGTATCGTGCCCTGAGCCTGTTCCGTGCCCTGAAGAGAAACCAGCGTGCAAAGAGCTGCCTGTGCAAGACCCTGTTTCCTGCTCTGAACCAACTCCACAAgtgcaggagaagcaggagtgCAAGGAGATCCCTCTGCCAGTTCCTGTTACCTGCCCGGAGGATGCAGCATGTCCCCAAGAGAAGCAGGAATGCAAGCAGATCCCTGTGCCCATCCCTGTTCCATGCCCTGATCCTGCACCATGTccccaggagaagcaggagtGCAAGGAGATCCCTGTGCCCACCCCATGCCCTCCAGAGAAGCAGGAGTGCAAGGAGACCCCCGTGCCAATCCCTGTTCCCTGCCCTGAACCCACACCATGTGTCCaagaagagcagcagtgcaAGGAGATCCCTGTGCCAATCCCTGTTCCGTGCCCTGAGCCTGCACCGTGTCCTCAGGAGAAGCAGGAATGCCAGGAGGTCCCTGTGCCAACCCCCGTTCCATGCCCTGAACCCACACCGTGTGTCCAAGAAGTGCAGCAGTGCAAGGAGATCCCCAtgcccaccccctgccctcaGGAGAAGCAGGAGTGCAAGGAGACCCCCGTGCCAatccctgccccctgccctgagctTCCAGAGAAATGCCCTCCCattgagcagcagcaggtgaagcAGCCCAACCAGTGGCCCCCCATGCAGAAGTAACTTGCGGCTGGCCAAGGAAGCCCTGAAGAGAGAAGATTGCAAGCCCAGACCTCCTCTCCCCGTGTCTCATGACCAGAGGTCATTTTCCAACGCCCTTTTATTCGCTGCAGAACTTCTGCCAAGCAGCACAGCTtccagctgccccccagctaACGCTAGTGCTATCCCATACTAACAGCCATAAGCTAACTGACGCGGCAGGACTGTCAATAGATAGTAAGGCTTCAAGCGGTGTTGCAGGCATGTGCGTTCAGCTTTCCAGCAGCCTGAATTTCTGCCCTCTCCCAATCACCCCGCTGGCTTTTAACAGCCCAGAGAGAGACCAAAGAACATGATGGCACGCACGACTCGGGGTTCATTAAGCTAAAGATTCAAACTGAACCCGAACGCAGTTAGGGACCGAGAGCTCATCGTCCAGACCTGCACGCTGCCTCCTGGTTTTCatgcctccctccccacctccccccatGTGAATGCCATCTCCCACCTTGCATTTAAGGATTTTGCCTATTAATAATAGGATTTGAGGTTTCTGCAGAACCTTAGGGGTTCTGGTGAATGGCAACAAGACTTTCTGAATCATGAATCCATAGTattgaatattttaaacaattaaaacaaatctgctgggctggaggaaatagaaagatttttaccaaaaaaaaaaaaaaaaaaaaaaaaaaagccatcccCTCTTAATTATCTGCTTAGCTGAACTGGTAGTAATCAGCGCTTTCCTCAGAGAGCTCACCTTGGATTTTCTAAGATGTGTAAAAGAGCAGCTCAAACTGAGattatttatggaaaatataTAGATAATTAAATCCAATCCAGACATGTTTTGAAATAGATTAACCTCAGGCGTGGCTTCCATCTGTTAGACAGGATAAAGGAGGAAGCATACACACTGCTGTCTCAATTACACCCTGGAACATGTTTCACCACACAATGTTGTTGCGTATGTATCTGGTACTTATCTCTAATTATTTTAGGCTGACATTGTATCCAggatttatttcactgtgaaaatcaacaataaaaattactttgaatacCAAGCGGTGGTGATTTTTAATagcttctgcttaaaaaaaagatgaaaaggagcCTCAGCTTGCAGCGCTCAAGTCATTTTTCAGGCTCAGAGCTGGGCAAATCAAGACGCAGAAACTTGGGTGCTCACAGGGgaccctggctctgctgctcctctccagaTGCCCGGGTTAGAGCCCCTGCACAGTCAGCCCGCTAGCACTGAGACACTAATTGCACTGAAACACCTCACAGCAAGACCCCCCACCGCCAAGCATGGCACATGGCATTGGCTCACCCCAAGCAGTCACTCTGCCCAATTTACGCATATTCCCAGCCACTCCATGACCTTCAGCAGACATAAGGCACGGGCATGTCTACCAGGCAGGTTGCAAGCACAAGCAGATGAGTTTTTCCCACACTTCAGATG of Falco rusticolus isolate bFalRus1 chromosome 19, bFalRus1.pri, whole genome shotgun sequence contains these proteins:
- the LOC119140045 gene encoding keratinocyte proline-rich protein-like, giving the protein MSLNQMQIKQEITLPPGLSKVNSKQIHEPVPCTEPVPCPQQQPEVQVPTPCPEPVPVVVVPCPEKTVPLPTPVVEPSKGETPVVIIPQCPPQEQQQQQQCTLPPTFPPVSCPEPVPCPEEKPACKELPVQDPVSCSEPTPQVQEKQECKEIPLPVPVTCPEDAACPQEKQECKQIPVPIPVPCPDPAPCPQEKQECKEIPVPTPCPPEKQECKETPVPIPVPCPEPTPCVQEEQQCKEIPVPIPVPCPEPAPCPQEKQECQEVPVPTPVPCPEPTPCVQEVQQCKEIPMPTPCPQEKQECKETPVPIPAPCPELPEKCPPIEQQQVKQPNQWPPMQK